The Chthoniobacterales bacterium DNA segment GCCCTGGCCATCGACAAGCATTTCGCCCATCGCCCACGGCTGGGCCATGTGCACGAGCGTCGGGTAGATGGCCTGGTCGCCGTGCGGGTGGTAGTTACCCATCGTTTCGCCGACGATCTTCGCGCACTTGAGATGCTTGCGGTTCGGCATCACGCCGAGTTCGCTCATCGCGAAAAGAATGCGGCGCTGGGAAGGCTTCAGGCCGTCGCGGGCGTCCGGAAGGGCGCGGGAAATGATGACCGACATCGAGTAGTCCAGAAAGGACTTCGACATTTCCTCGGCGACGTTAACTTTTTCGACTTTTTCGTTCTGCGTATACATCGCGAAAGCTTTTCTTTTTTAGACGGAATTAAGGGAATTTGGGGAATTAGAGGACTCTCTGGCGGCGCTTAAATTCGAGGCTTGGGGCGCCAAAATTCAGGAGCAGGCCGGTTTCGATCCCGGTCGCGGTGAGGTAGTTGACGAGCTGGGCCTCCTGGGCCTTGGCGAGAGTGAGGACGGCTTTGATTTCGACAATCAGCGCGCCGCCCACGATGAGATCGGCAACGTAACTTCCGACGATCACGCCGCTGTAAGTCACCGCCAGAGGCTGCTCGCTCTGGAAGGCAAATCCCTGGGTCTCGAGCTCGTAAGCAAGCGCATTCGCGTAAACAGTTTCCAGAAAACCAGGCCCGAGGGCGCGATGCACCTTCATGGCCGCACCGATCACCTCTCCGGCGAGATCGTATTGCTTCCCTTCCAATTCCCGAAATTCCGTTAATTCCGTCAAAGCTTAGACGTCCAGGCGGGCGTTGAGGGCGTTGTCCTCGATGAACTGGCGGCGGGGCTCGACGATGTCCCCCATCAGGATCGTGAACATCCGGTCGGCCTCCATCGCATTGTCCTCGTTGAGATCCACCTTGAGCATCTTGCGCTTCTCGGGGTTCATCGTGGTCTCGTAAAGCTGCTTGGGATTCATTTCACCCAGACCCTTGAACCGCTGGATCGAGAGGCCGCGCTTTCCGATCTCGAGGACGTTGGCAAGGATCTCGGGGATCGCGAACAGCGGCCGCGTGGCCGCCTTTTCGCCCTCACCTTCGATGAGTTCGAAGATCGGCGTGTCGCTGTCGGAGTAATGCTCGATCCTGAGGCCCTTCTTCGCGAGTTCGTCGATCAGCTTCTGCACCGTGGACGATTCGTGCAATTCCACGAGCTTCGCGCGACGGCGGGCGCCTTCGGGCTTCTTCGATTTCGCGGCGGGCGCGGGAACGGATTCCAGCGTGAGCGTCTCCTCCTCGCCGGGCGTTTCCGGCGCCGGATCGTCGAAGATATTCAGGTCGCGATTCTCCTCGTGGAAGGCGCGCACCTCGGCCTCGCCGGGGAAATACGTCGCCCACTCGGTGTTGCCCTCTCGCACCTTGAGGATGTAAGTCGGCAGCAGGCCGGTCTTCGGATCGCGCTCGCTGAGATACGTCTCGAAATCGCCGCCGTGGCGCCGGATGGAATCCGAAAACTTCGCGAGGCGCTCGAGCAGCTCGAGGATTTCCTTGAGCTGAACGGCCGAGAAGACCTTGCCGTCGGCGAGATTCTTCAGCTTCACCTCGTCTGCGCCGAGCGAGATGAGGATCTTGTTCAGCTGCGCGTCGTCGTCGACGTATTCCTCGCGCTTCTTGCGCTTGATCAAATAGAGCGGCGGCTGCGCGATGAAGATCTTGCCCTGCTTCACGAGCTCGGGCATCTGGCGGTAGAAAAATGTGAGCAGCAGCGTGCGAATGTGCGAACCGTCCACGTCGGCATCCGTCATGATGATGATGCGGCCGTAGCGCAGCTTTTCCATGTTGAACGCGCCCTCCTGATCGCCCGAGCCAATGCCGGTGCCGATCGCGGTAATGA contains these protein-coding regions:
- a CDS encoding GxxExxY protein, giving the protein MEGKQYDLAGEVIGAAMKVHRALGPGFLETVYANALAYELETQGFAFQSEQPLAVTYSGVIVGSYVADLIVGGALIVEIKAVLTLAKAQEAQLVNYLTATGIETGLLLNFGAPSLEFKRRQRVL